In one Bacillus thuringiensis genomic region, the following are encoded:
- a CDS encoding helix-turn-helix transcriptional regulator, with amino-acid sequence MTILNRVKELRARFNFTQSVLAEKVGVTRQTIAAIEKGDYVPSLLLALTICDVFQLKMEDVFVLNKEGEEDE; translated from the coding sequence TTGACCATTTTAAATAGAGTAAAAGAATTAAGAGCTCGTTTTAACTTTACGCAAAGTGTATTAGCAGAAAAGGTTGGAGTAACGAGACAAACAATTGCTGCAATTGAAAAAGGGGATTACGTTCCTTCGTTGTTATTAGCACTTACGATTTGTGATGTGTTCCAGTTAAAGATGGAAGACGTGTTTGTTTTAAATAAGGAGGGGGAAGAGGATGAATAG
- a CDS encoding 3D domain-containing protein produces MNYFKRISCLVLAGIIGLSSTVAVKAESNDEKLNNMQQQLQQNDAEMQKKEQEKQAVSKEIKGIENELHNLNNTIAKNKEDQAAIQRKIDETHKQIEQKKQEIVVLEDKVLARKDIMRKRMVSVQNSSNTSLVVEVVVESKNFADFLQRMNAVSTILEADKEILRLQEQDLRQIEEDKKTIDEKEASLVVDKQKLAKAQAELQDNLKKRQDNLQTVQAKYNEVASQLNLAAEEKAKIESNMKTVQETIAREQEAARIAAEERAKAEAAAKAEQEALAKAQAEIAEKQKQEKASKTAEPVANNNSKVQPTKPAQPEPPSKPTAGGKEIYVEATAYTADPAENGYAPGQQVFSAWGHYNLTANPGMKLIAVDPKVIPLGKTVNVEGYGVAIAADTGGAIKGHRIDVLMPDKGSSSSWGRRTVKVTILN; encoded by the coding sequence ATGAACTATTTTAAGCGAATCAGCTGTCTAGTATTAGCAGGAATTATCGGTCTTTCTAGTACAGTCGCTGTTAAAGCAGAGTCAAACGACGAGAAACTTAACAACATGCAACAGCAATTGCAACAAAACGATGCAGAAATGCAAAAGAAAGAGCAAGAGAAGCAAGCTGTTAGTAAAGAAATTAAAGGTATCGAAAACGAACTACATAATTTAAATAATACAATTGCAAAAAATAAAGAGGATCAAGCTGCTATTCAACGTAAAATCGATGAAACACATAAGCAGATTGAGCAAAAAAAGCAAGAAATTGTCGTTTTGGAGGATAAAGTCCTTGCTCGTAAAGATATTATGAGAAAACGTATGGTTTCTGTTCAAAACAGTTCAAATACAAGTTTAGTAGTAGAAGTTGTAGTAGAATCAAAAAACTTTGCAGACTTCTTACAACGTATGAACGCAGTTTCTACTATTCTAGAAGCTGATAAAGAAATTTTACGTCTACAAGAACAAGATCTTCGTCAAATTGAAGAAGATAAGAAAACAATTGACGAAAAAGAAGCATCTTTAGTAGTAGACAAACAAAAATTAGCAAAAGCGCAAGCTGAACTGCAAGATAACTTGAAAAAGCGTCAAGATAACTTACAAACAGTTCAAGCTAAATATAATGAAGTTGCAAGTCAACTTAATTTAGCAGCGGAAGAAAAAGCTAAAATTGAATCAAATATGAAGACAGTACAAGAAACGATTGCTCGTGAGCAAGAAGCAGCAAGAATCGCAGCGGAAGAGCGTGCAAAAGCAGAAGCGGCTGCAAAAGCAGAGCAAGAAGCTTTAGCGAAAGCACAAGCAGAAATTGCTGAAAAGCAAAAGCAGGAAAAAGCTAGTAAAACAGCTGAACCAGTTGCTAATAATAATTCGAAGGTACAACCTACCAAACCTGCACAACCTGAACCACCTTCTAAGCCAACTGCTGGTGGGAAAGAAATTTATGTAGAAGCTACAGCTTATACAGCTGATCCAGCGGAAAATGGTTATGCACCAGGTCAACAAGTATTTTCTGCATGGGGACACTATAACTTAACTGCAAACCCAGGAATGAAATTAATTGCTGTAGATCCAAAAGTTATTCCATTAGGTAAGACTGTAAATGTTGAAGGTTATGGAGTAGCAATTGCAGCCGATACTGGTGGAGCTATTAAGGGGCATAGAATTGATGTTTTAATGCCAGATAAAGGTTCATCAAGTAGTTGGGGCAGAAGAACAGTTAAAGTTACAATTTTAAACTAA
- a CDS encoding class A sortase — MNKQRIYSIVAILLFVVGGVLIGKPFYDGYQAEKKQTENVQAVQKMDYEKHETEFVDASKINQPDLAEVANASLDKKQVIGRISIPSVSVELPVLKASTEKNLLSGAATVKENQVMGKGNYALAGHNMSKKGVLFSDIASLKKGDKIYLYDNENEYEYAVTGVSEVTPDKWEVVEDHGKDEITLITCVSVKDNSKRYVVAGDLVGTKAKK, encoded by the coding sequence ATGAATAAGCAAAGAATTTATAGTATAGTAGCAATTCTGCTATTTGTTGTAGGTGGCGTGTTAATTGGAAAGCCATTTTATGATGGATATCAGGCTGAAAAGAAACAGACTGAAAATGTGCAGGCTGTTCAAAAGATGGATTATGAAAAGCATGAGACGGAATTTGTAGATGCTTCCAAAATTAATCAACCAGACTTGGCGGAAGTAGCGAATGCATCATTAGATAAGAAACAAGTAATTGGTCGTATTTCGATTCCAAGTGTTTCAGTAGAACTGCCTGTTTTAAAAGCTTCTACTGAAAAAAACTTATTATCAGGTGCAGCGACAGTAAAAGAGAATCAAGTTATGGGAAAAGGAAATTACGCATTAGCAGGACATAATATGTCTAAAAAAGGTGTTTTATTTAGTGATATAGCTTCTTTGAAAAAAGGCGATAAAATTTATTTGTATGACAATGAAAATGAATATGAGTATGCGGTTACTGGTGTATCTGAAGTGACTCCTGATAAGTGGGAAGTTGTAGAGGATCATGGGAAAGATGAGATAACGCTTATTACATGTGTATCTGTAAAGGATAATTCTAAGCGTTATGTTGTTGCTGGTGATTTAGTTGGAACGAAGGCGAAGAAGTAA
- a CDS encoding D-arabinono-1,4-lactone oxidase translates to MLSIKGQKWRNWTGNVEGTPHYTMYPESIQDVVEVVGLARKKGKKIRVVGSGHSFTPLVQTEEVLVSLDELKGIVNIDAEKMVAEVWAGTKLYDLGKLLEEKGYAQENLGDIDLQSIAGAISTGTHGTGITFGSLSTQVIEITAVLSNGESIVCSEAENVEYWRAFQLSLGMLGIIVKIKLKVIPAYSLVYESEKQSLSTVMNKLEEYKKHRHFEFFVFPYSDEVQVKLTNETTNKGSDLKWHKLKVELLENRMFSLLSKGCKWFPSISKGVSRLSAKAVPNTKIIGPSYEVFATSRTVPFYEMEYSIPSKYMRTVVEEISNLIEKKKYKVHFPIECRYVKGDDIWLSPAYGRDSAYIAVHMYKGMKYAAYFGEVEKIFLKYEGRPHWGKMHTLSYEQLQDIYPEFHSFLQVRKSLDELGMFFNPYAEKLFIPLFVRQ, encoded by the coding sequence ATGCTTTCTATAAAGGGACAAAAGTGGAGAAATTGGACAGGGAATGTAGAAGGAACGCCGCATTATACGATGTATCCAGAAAGTATACAAGATGTAGTAGAAGTTGTGGGGCTTGCGCGAAAAAAGGGGAAGAAAATTCGTGTTGTCGGTTCAGGACATTCGTTTACACCCCTTGTGCAAACGGAAGAAGTTTTAGTTTCTTTAGATGAATTGAAGGGTATTGTGAATATTGATGCAGAGAAGATGGTTGCTGAAGTATGGGCAGGAACAAAGTTATATGATTTAGGGAAGTTACTTGAGGAAAAAGGTTATGCGCAAGAAAATTTAGGAGATATTGATTTACAATCTATTGCAGGAGCGATTAGTACGGGGACTCATGGAACGGGTATTACCTTTGGGAGTTTATCAACACAAGTTATAGAGATTACGGCAGTTTTATCTAATGGTGAGAGTATAGTTTGTTCGGAAGCTGAGAACGTAGAATATTGGAGAGCGTTTCAGTTGTCACTTGGAATGTTAGGTATCATTGTAAAGATAAAATTGAAGGTTATTCCAGCGTATTCACTCGTTTATGAAAGTGAGAAACAGTCATTATCTACTGTAATGAACAAACTAGAAGAATATAAGAAGCATCGTCATTTTGAATTTTTCGTTTTTCCTTATTCTGATGAAGTACAAGTGAAACTTACGAACGAAACAACGAATAAAGGCAGTGATTTGAAATGGCATAAACTAAAGGTAGAGTTACTTGAAAATAGGATGTTCTCTTTACTATCTAAAGGATGTAAATGGTTTCCTTCTATAAGTAAAGGAGTGAGTCGATTATCAGCTAAAGCTGTACCAAACACAAAAATAATTGGCCCGAGCTATGAAGTATTTGCTACATCACGTACGGTACCATTTTATGAAATGGAGTATAGCATTCCTTCAAAGTATATGAGGACGGTTGTAGAAGAAATCTCAAATCTTATTGAAAAGAAAAAGTATAAGGTGCACTTCCCAATCGAATGCCGCTATGTAAAAGGGGATGATATATGGCTTAGTCCAGCCTATGGAAGAGATTCAGCGTATATCGCTGTTCATATGTATAAAGGTATGAAATATGCTGCTTACTTTGGCGAAGTGGAAAAAATTTTTCTGAAGTATGAAGGGCGTCCGCATTGGGGGAAAATGCATACATTATCGTATGAGCAATTACAAGATATATATCCAGAGTTTCATTCGTTTTTACAGGTGAGGAAATCTCTAGATGAACTTGGAATGTTTTTTAATCCTTATGCAGAAAAGTTATTTATCCCGCTATTTGTCAGGCAGTAA
- a CDS encoding undecaprenyl-diphosphate phosphatase, with the protein MEQFYYVLKYLILGLFQGLTEPIPISSSGHLVLAQHLLELKIEGFSFELLVNSASLLAVLLIYRNDLIRLTKNGLSYIFTRAEDAKSDFFFIIYLVMATIPAGVIGVLFKDYIDQYLKGVKMVGISLLITAVGLWIIRNLRGRKNDGDLSMKDAIIVGLAQACALIPGISRSGATIVAAMLLGMKQETALRFSFLLYIPVSLGGLLLSITDIANDPNLDTLFVPYVVAFIATFIMTYISLKWFMNIMAKGNLKYFSFYCIIVGVLTLIFL; encoded by the coding sequence ATGGAACAATTTTACTACGTTTTAAAATATTTAATTCTCGGTCTGTTCCAAGGACTAACAGAACCAATTCCGATTTCTTCAAGTGGTCATCTCGTTTTAGCACAACATTTGCTAGAACTAAAAATAGAAGGGTTTAGCTTCGAACTACTTGTTAATTCAGCTTCATTATTAGCTGTATTACTTATTTATAGAAATGATTTAATTCGTCTAACAAAGAATGGTCTCTCTTATATATTTACAAGAGCAGAAGACGCAAAATCAGATTTCTTCTTTATTATTTATCTTGTTATGGCAACCATTCCAGCAGGTGTTATTGGTGTTTTATTTAAAGATTACATCGATCAGTACTTAAAAGGTGTGAAGATGGTTGGGATTTCCCTTCTTATTACTGCTGTCGGCCTTTGGATTATTAGAAATTTACGCGGTCGTAAAAATGATGGCGACCTTTCTATGAAAGATGCAATCATCGTCGGATTAGCACAAGCTTGCGCACTGATTCCCGGAATAAGCCGATCTGGTGCCACAATCGTAGCAGCAATGTTACTTGGTATGAAGCAAGAAACAGCTCTTCGCTTCTCATTCTTACTATACATTCCTGTTAGCTTAGGTGGCTTATTGTTAAGCATTACAGACATTGCAAATGATCCAAATCTAGACACATTATTCGTACCATATGTCGTTGCATTCATCGCAACATTTATCATGACGTATATTTCACTAAAATGGTTTATGAACATTATGGCAAAAGGAAATTTAAAATATTTCTCTTTCTATTGTATTATCGTAGGTGTACTTACTCTTATTTTCTTATAA
- a CDS encoding antibiotic biosynthesis monooxygenase, giving the protein MFIVTKLIHIKYGYENELLYGLKQYYPSPGTNGCINIEFSHVHRTNDKAEYMIRMLWKTQQDYHTWLSQKEGNETLKHKIQGYILSSKSNATYVH; this is encoded by the coding sequence ATGTTTATAGTTACTAAACTCATTCACATTAAGTACGGATATGAAAATGAGCTACTTTATGGGCTTAAACAATATTATCCTTCCCCCGGAACGAACGGTTGTATTAACATAGAGTTTTCACATGTTCATCGTACAAATGATAAGGCAGAGTATATGATTCGTATGTTATGGAAAACACAACAAGATTACCATACATGGCTTTCTCAAAAAGAAGGCAATGAAACTTTGAAGCACAAAATACAAGGCTATATCCTTTCTTCCAAATCAAATGCTACCTATGTGCATTAA
- a CDS encoding peptide MFS transporter produces MESAIQLEREQQRKKKHPPGLYLLFFTEMWERFSYYGLRGLLTLYLTTALVSGGLGFSPAWALSIYGFYTGACYFTPMIGGYLTDRFLGRRKAITIGGITMAIGNLTLFALQNQLGLYLGLALIIIGNGFFKPNISTLVGELYEENDPKRDSAFTIFYMGINVGSFLAPLVCGFLSENLFKTTVDGVVHYGFRYGFLAASIGMIIGQILFTTLSNRFLGNIGKKPTRDLQTATGQPSVGDTPLTKKEKQRTAVIVILTCFVVFFWAGFEQAGSSLTLYTNKFVDRSVFGWEVPTSWFQSVNPLFIILLAPVISALWAKLATRKQGDLKIPTKMGLGMILLGIGYIILVIATLKTGSDEHNITEKANLLFIVFTYLFHTLGELFLSPVGLSMVSALAPVKLASLLMGVWLASSGIANILGGQLASFTTSLGYAEVFTVIGAVAIVLGCVLLLISKKLVKWMD; encoded by the coding sequence ATGGAATCAGCGATACAACTAGAAAGAGAACAACAAAGAAAAAAGAAACATCCTCCAGGTTTATACTTACTCTTCTTTACAGAAATGTGGGAAAGATTTAGTTACTATGGATTACGAGGATTATTAACATTATATTTAACGACAGCTTTAGTAAGCGGTGGTCTTGGGTTTAGTCCCGCATGGGCACTCTCTATTTACGGATTTTATACTGGAGCCTGTTATTTCACACCAATGATTGGTGGATACTTAACAGACCGTTTTCTAGGTAGACGAAAAGCCATCACAATTGGTGGTATAACAATGGCAATCGGTAACCTTACACTATTTGCCTTGCAAAACCAATTAGGTCTATACCTCGGATTAGCGCTTATTATTATAGGTAACGGATTCTTCAAACCGAACATCTCTACACTGGTTGGAGAATTATACGAAGAGAACGATCCAAAACGTGATAGTGCATTTACCATTTTCTATATGGGTATTAACGTCGGGTCATTTTTAGCTCCACTCGTTTGCGGATTTTTATCAGAAAATTTATTCAAAACAACAGTTGATGGCGTTGTACATTACGGATTCCGTTACGGTTTCTTAGCCGCTTCAATCGGAATGATCATTGGACAAATTTTATTTACAACACTATCAAATCGCTTCCTTGGTAATATCGGTAAGAAACCAACTCGCGATTTACAAACAGCTACTGGACAACCATCAGTAGGAGATACACCGTTAACAAAAAAAGAAAAACAACGTACCGCAGTTATTGTCATTTTAACATGCTTCGTTGTCTTCTTCTGGGCTGGCTTTGAACAAGCTGGTAGCTCATTAACATTATATACAAACAAATTTGTAGACCGCTCTGTGTTCGGATGGGAAGTTCCAACATCTTGGTTCCAATCGGTCAATCCATTATTTATTATTTTACTTGCTCCAGTCATTTCTGCATTATGGGCAAAACTTGCAACTCGCAAGCAGGGTGATTTAAAAATCCCAACTAAAATGGGACTTGGTATGATCTTACTCGGTATCGGTTATATCATTCTCGTTATCGCTACATTAAAAACAGGTAGTGATGAACATAACATTACAGAAAAAGCAAACTTACTGTTTATCGTCTTTACGTATCTTTTCCATACGTTAGGTGAGCTATTCTTATCACCTGTCGGACTATCAATGGTTAGTGCGCTTGCTCCGGTAAAATTAGCATCTTTATTAATGGGTGTATGGCTAGCAAGTTCAGGTATCGCCAACATTTTAGGCGGACAACTTGCAAGCTTCACAACTTCACTTGGATACGCTGAAGTATTCACAGTTATTGGCGCTGTGGCAATTGTATTAGGTTGTGTTTTATTATTAATTTCTAAGAAATTAGTGAAATGGATGGATTAA
- a CDS encoding YHYH domain-containing protein produces the protein MRQQVKKLLLTTSIALLVAPISAYAHPGRTDANGGHTCRTNCEKWGLQYGEYHYHNKPASSSGVTSPAPSQNNNSAVETERQAEAQRNTEAEKQRNAEAQRKAEEERQRVAEEQRKAEEARKQEEAQRQADMEKGQLEGQKNGETDFKAGKNDAEVHVAGKSDAYKQAFKATYAAAWSLEEQKKTHFEKGKEQGLAQETMDDSQVAPEFKVNFADGFKAGNKERTEKIEKEQAELGEKTGKELAEKNPENREKEVYVKAYETAYEKGYKSTKKAVEKAGYKYAFENYDLKVPAKYERNELLKKWFTEGFKSNKKAAEIREEGYKKGDSWFSFFYESFVPSEYKEHKELYEQAIEKGKTA, from the coding sequence GTGAGACAACAGGTGAAGAAACTTCTTTTAACAACGAGTATAGCGTTATTGGTAGCTCCAATTTCAGCTTATGCGCATCCAGGGCGTACAGATGCTAATGGCGGACATACGTGTCGTACAAATTGTGAGAAGTGGGGATTACAGTATGGGGAATATCATTATCACAATAAACCAGCTTCTAGTAGTGGCGTAACGAGCCCAGCTCCTAGTCAGAATAATAATAGTGCTGTAGAAACTGAGAGACAAGCAGAAGCACAGCGCAATACTGAGGCTGAAAAACAACGTAATGCAGAAGCACAGCGTAAAGCTGAAGAAGAGAGACAACGTGTAGCCGAGGAACAAAGAAAAGCTGAAGAGGCACGTAAGCAAGAGGAAGCACAGCGCCAAGCTGATATGGAAAAAGGTCAACTTGAAGGTCAAAAGAATGGAGAAACTGATTTTAAAGCAGGAAAAAATGATGCAGAAGTGCATGTAGCTGGAAAATCTGATGCATATAAACAAGCGTTTAAAGCGACTTATGCAGCCGCATGGTCTTTAGAAGAGCAGAAGAAAACGCATTTTGAAAAAGGAAAAGAACAAGGTTTAGCACAAGAGACGATGGACGATAGTCAAGTTGCTCCAGAGTTTAAGGTAAACTTTGCAGACGGGTTCAAAGCAGGGAATAAAGAAAGAACAGAAAAAATTGAAAAAGAGCAAGCTGAATTAGGGGAAAAGACAGGGAAAGAACTAGCTGAAAAGAATCCTGAAAATAGAGAGAAAGAAGTATACGTGAAGGCATATGAAACAGCGTATGAAAAAGGCTATAAGTCTACAAAAAAGGCAGTAGAAAAGGCTGGCTATAAGTATGCATTTGAAAACTATGATTTAAAAGTTCCTGCTAAGTATGAACGAAATGAATTGTTAAAGAAGTGGTTTACTGAAGGATTTAAATCGAATAAAAAAGCAGCGGAAATTCGAGAAGAAGGGTATAAAAAAGGAGACAGCTGGTTCTCATTCTTCTATGAGAGTTTCGTACCAAGTGAATATAAAGAACATAAAGAGCTGTACGAACAAGCAATAGAAAAAGGTAAAACAGCATAA
- a CDS encoding VanZ family protein — MTAYLFPVKTAFILFPFLAMFLLIPFLIFNYRKYGYLNKWRSFILYSLLLYLLNAYFLVILPLPQTFDTCSLQPANTQHMQLSPFYFIQEISSHTSAVLTKPTTYFYLLKESAFLQVAFNVLLTVPFGIYLRYYFRRSFLQTICISFFLSLFFELTQVTGLYGIYNCAYRLFDIDDLFLNTLGGVIGFIIAPIFTYFLPKTNELDSHINLETKPVGFIRRLIAMQIDWIFLSIVVPVVKNKGNSFFVSNMQSYTNMYELIFITCSILIYFIIIPYFTNGKTIGKALLRIHVKGKSNRITLKELFIRYGIFYFALGGINYILSSSSILNHTEPLVLLVTLLFLFIINGLFIIHVLLHVFSRDKLLFYEHISHTRNAITLKKADK; from the coding sequence TTGACTGCATATTTATTTCCAGTGAAAACAGCATTTATTTTATTTCCTTTTTTAGCAATGTTTCTTTTAATCCCTTTTTTAATATTTAATTATCGAAAATACGGTTATTTAAATAAATGGCGCTCATTTATTTTATACTCATTATTACTTTACTTATTAAATGCCTATTTTCTTGTTATTTTGCCGTTGCCACAAACGTTTGATACTTGTAGCCTACAACCGGCTAATACACAACACATGCAACTCTCACCATTTTATTTCATACAAGAGATTAGTAGTCATACATCGGCAGTTTTAACGAAACCAACTACTTATTTCTACTTATTAAAAGAGTCTGCGTTTTTACAAGTTGCCTTTAATGTTCTATTAACTGTTCCATTCGGCATTTACTTACGTTATTATTTCCGACGTAGTTTCTTACAAACAATTTGCATTTCCTTTTTCCTTTCACTATTTTTTGAGCTAACACAAGTGACTGGATTATACGGTATATACAATTGTGCATACCGATTATTTGATATCGATGATTTATTTTTAAATACATTAGGTGGCGTAATTGGTTTTATCATTGCACCAATATTTACGTACTTCCTTCCGAAGACAAACGAGTTAGATAGTCATATTAATTTGGAAACGAAACCAGTCGGATTCATTCGTCGCCTTATCGCGATGCAAATTGATTGGATTTTCTTATCTATCGTCGTACCTGTCGTTAAAAACAAAGGGAATTCTTTCTTCGTTTCTAATATGCAATCTTACACGAATATGTATGAACTCATTTTCATTACGTGTTCAATCCTTATTTACTTTATTATTATTCCATACTTTACGAATGGAAAAACAATTGGGAAAGCATTGCTTCGCATTCACGTGAAAGGAAAATCAAATCGTATTACATTAAAAGAACTATTTATTCGCTACGGTATATTTTATTTTGCGTTAGGCGGAATCAATTATATTCTTTCTAGTAGCTCTATTTTAAATCACACAGAGCCTTTAGTATTACTCGTTACATTGTTATTCCTATTTATCATTAACGGCCTATTCATTATTCATGTTTTACTTCATGTATTTAGCCGTGATAAACTACTATTTTATGAACATATTAGTCATACAAGAAATGCAATTACACTAAAAAAAGCTGACAAATAA
- the brnQ1 gene encoding branched-chain amino acid transport system II carrier protein BrnQ1, whose protein sequence is MKLLQKKEILLISLMLFSMFFGAGNLIFPPFLGYEAGEHVWISLVGFIISATGLPILGVISIAKAGSFQTLAGRVHSSFAIIFPCIVYVFIGPGLGIPRAGSLAFEMGPGQLFPEAGSGLLLFYTVIFFSIVYWLSLSPSKLMGLFGKVLTPLLLCMIALIFIKSMFTPVGDMKEPIGNYGQAPMFQGFLDGYLTMDALAALIFGIVIANALRAKGIEDDKGLAKYMSIAGIGAGLLLSIIYVILGYVGAISGSLGTFDNGAKVLAQVMITLFGQGGVVLLGLIFTIACLCVSIGLVTSCSQFFASAFPKVSYKVWAFIVSVVSMILANLGLTQILKVSVPILGFIYPIALTLIILGLFHKYIGKYAYVYAVTVWVVAIFSAIDILNKNVMMNQWTSVLKYIPFYTEGVGWIVPAIVGMCLGFIVSIVLNKNN, encoded by the coding sequence ATGAAATTGTTACAGAAAAAAGAAATTTTACTTATTAGCCTTATGTTATTCTCTATGTTCTTTGGAGCAGGGAATCTTATATTTCCACCTTTCCTTGGGTATGAAGCAGGAGAACATGTTTGGATTTCATTAGTAGGGTTTATTATATCAGCAACAGGTCTTCCTATATTAGGTGTTATCTCTATTGCAAAAGCAGGAAGTTTTCAAACGTTAGCGGGTAGGGTTCATTCTTCATTTGCAATTATTTTTCCATGTATCGTGTATGTATTTATTGGACCTGGGCTTGGTATACCACGTGCGGGAAGTTTAGCTTTTGAAATGGGGCCAGGTCAGTTATTCCCTGAAGCAGGAAGCGGACTATTGTTGTTTTACACAGTTATTTTCTTTAGTATTGTTTACTGGTTAAGTTTATCTCCATCTAAATTAATGGGGTTGTTTGGAAAAGTATTGACGCCGTTATTATTATGTATGATTGCACTTATTTTTATAAAGAGTATGTTTACACCGGTAGGAGATATGAAAGAACCAATAGGGAACTATGGACAAGCTCCTATGTTTCAAGGGTTTTTAGATGGATATTTAACAATGGATGCGTTAGCTGCTTTAATCTTTGGAATTGTTATTGCAAATGCATTACGTGCAAAGGGTATTGAAGATGATAAAGGTTTAGCGAAATATATGAGTATTGCTGGAATTGGGGCAGGATTATTATTATCGATTATTTATGTCATCCTTGGATATGTGGGGGCAATTAGTGGCTCATTAGGAACATTTGATAACGGTGCGAAAGTGTTAGCACAAGTTATGATTACATTATTTGGACAGGGCGGAGTCGTTCTATTAGGTCTTATTTTTACTATCGCATGTTTATGTGTTTCAATTGGACTTGTTACGTCTTGTAGTCAATTTTTTGCGAGTGCATTTCCAAAAGTATCTTATAAAGTGTGGGCATTTATAGTAAGCGTTGTTAGTATGATCTTAGCTAATTTAGGATTAACGCAAATTTTAAAAGTATCAGTACCAATTCTTGGATTTATTTATCCAATTGCATTAACTCTTATTATTCTAGGGTTATTCCATAAGTATATTGGAAAGTATGCATACGTATATGCAGTAACTGTTTGGGTTGTAGCAATATTTAGTGCAATTGATATTTTGAATAAAAATGTAATGATGAATCAGTGGACGTCAGTATTAAAATATATTCCGTTTTATACAGAAGGTGTTGGGTGGATTGTTCCAGCTATTGTAGGCATGTGTCTTGGTTTCATCGTTAGCATTGTTCTAAATAAGAATAACTGA